Proteins co-encoded in one Cytophaga hutchinsonii ATCC 33406 genomic window:
- the pseF gene encoding pseudaminic acid cytidylyltransferase, which translates to MNVAIITARGGSKRIPGKNIKNFLGKPIIAYSIQAALASKLFDEVMVSTDDEKIAEIARSYGASVPFLRSSSSSDDFATTAQVLQEVLGVYKTSGKEYRYACCIYPTAPFVDAQILSEAHTLLMEKGLDSVFPIQRFSFPIQRALVFKENKLAWLQPENALKRSQDLEVTYHDTGQFYFFNVPAFLASGALLSANSSGIEIDEMAAHDIDTEEDWKVAEFKYTQLKRQQ; encoded by the coding sequence ATGAATGTTGCAATTATAACGGCGCGTGGCGGAAGCAAACGTATACCTGGGAAAAATATTAAAAATTTTTTAGGGAAACCGATTATTGCATATTCAATACAAGCCGCTCTTGCATCAAAGCTTTTTGATGAAGTAATGGTTTCTACCGACGATGAAAAAATTGCAGAAATAGCACGCTCGTATGGAGCGAGTGTGCCATTTTTAAGAAGCAGTTCTTCTTCGGATGATTTTGCTACAACAGCACAAGTGCTGCAGGAAGTACTGGGTGTATATAAAACATCGGGCAAAGAATACCGGTATGCCTGCTGCATATATCCAACGGCACCGTTTGTTGATGCGCAGATCTTATCCGAGGCACATACATTATTAATGGAAAAAGGATTGGATTCTGTCTTTCCGATACAACGGTTTTCATTTCCGATACAACGCGCATTGGTATTTAAAGAAAATAAGTTAGCCTGGCTACAGCCTGAAAATGCACTCAAGCGTTCTCAGGATCTGGAAGTAACCTACCATGATACCGGTCAGTTTTACTTTTTTAATGTACCCGCATTCCTCGCTTCAGGGGCTTTACTCTCAGCTAATTCAAGCGGCATTGAAATTGATGAAATGGCCGCGCATGATATAGATACAGAAGAAGACTGGAAAGTTGCTGAATTTAAATATACACAATTGAAACGCCAGCAATAA
- the pseG gene encoding UDP-2,4-diacetamido-2,4,6-trideoxy-beta-L-altropyranose hydrolase gives MNRKATIVFRADGNSEIGLGHVMRCVALCEMLQDVFYVKFAIQNPSAPILQLLHSAVSEVIPLPETKNHREDAAHFLTVLSKEDIVVLDGYAFDAAYQKAIKQQCRSLVYIDDLVSGHQYADVLINHNGLVQASDYDASAYTTFLLGTGYALVRKVFFDKRTANKDAGNKIKKTILINLGGADPDNISLKIVHALLAVQENYSITLILGAANKNGESFKPFQASPDVIIKRSLSAEEMIDEINSCTVAIVSCSTIAYEVCILNKPFIGVLTAANQASNAAFFKKNNLSLDVLDKNVEESVLVKSLEFNAGKWDETLNQQKLFFDGKTAERFQQAFKKI, from the coding sequence ATGAATAGAAAAGCAACAATTGTTTTTAGAGCAGATGGTAATTCTGAAATCGGTCTGGGTCATGTCATGCGCTGTGTTGCTTTGTGTGAAATGCTGCAGGATGTATTTTATGTAAAATTTGCGATTCAAAATCCGTCTGCGCCTATTCTTCAGTTATTACATTCAGCAGTATCTGAAGTTATTCCGCTTCCTGAAACAAAAAATCACAGAGAAGATGCAGCACATTTTTTAACGGTACTATCCAAAGAAGATATTGTTGTATTAGATGGATATGCATTTGATGCAGCGTATCAAAAAGCTATTAAACAGCAATGCCGTTCATTGGTGTATATAGACGATTTAGTCAGCGGGCATCAATATGCAGACGTACTTATTAATCACAACGGGCTTGTACAGGCTTCAGATTATGATGCTTCAGCATATACTACTTTTTTATTGGGGACAGGATATGCATTAGTCCGCAAAGTTTTTTTTGATAAAAGAACCGCAAACAAGGATGCAGGCAATAAAATAAAAAAGACTATATTGATTAATCTGGGCGGTGCGGATCCGGATAATATTTCTTTGAAGATTGTTCACGCACTTCTTGCTGTGCAGGAAAACTATAGTATTACGCTGATACTGGGTGCTGCAAATAAAAACGGCGAAAGTTTTAAACCGTTTCAGGCTTCACCAGACGTGATCATCAAAAGAAGCTTGTCTGCAGAAGAAATGATTGATGAGATAAACAGCTGTACAGTAGCTATTGTATCCTGCTCAACAATCGCATATGAAGTGTGTATTTTAAATAAACCATTCATAGGGGTATTAACAGCTGCAAATCAAGCGTCAAATGCTGCGTTCTTTAAAAAGAATAACTTGTCACTGGACGTATTGGATAAAAACGTTGAAGAATCGGTTTTGGTAAAAAGCCTTGAATTCAATGCCGGAAAATGGGATGAAACGCTCAATCAGCAAAAACTGTTTTTTGATGGTAAAACAGCAGAACGGTTTCAACAGGCTTTCAAAAAGATATGA
- a CDS encoding GNAT family N-acetyltransferase: MSEVQITFRKAREQDLMTYFNWANDEVTRKNSFGTNKIDLKTHTEWFLKKISSPDSLLLVFEDAAKIPVGQVRIECGEEEAVIGISIDSAFRGKSLSAFMIDSACTEYFRNFTKPIAAHIKATNTASVKAFEKAGFILKEEYTVDQELRFILLRQHV, from the coding sequence ATGAGCGAAGTACAAATAACCTTCAGAAAAGCACGCGAACAGGATTTGATGACCTATTTTAACTGGGCCAATGATGAAGTTACACGGAAAAATTCCTTTGGAACCAATAAAATTGATTTAAAGACACATACGGAATGGTTTTTGAAGAAAATCAGTTCTCCGGATAGCTTGCTGCTGGTGTTCGAAGATGCAGCGAAAATTCCTGTAGGGCAAGTACGTATTGAATGCGGTGAAGAAGAGGCAGTCATTGGAATTTCAATTGATAGCGCATTCAGAGGGAAGTCTTTATCCGCTTTTATGATAGATTCGGCTTGCACCGAATATTTCCGTAATTTTACAAAACCTATAGCGGCGCATATTAAAGCAACAAATACCGCTTCAGTAAAAGCCTTTGAAAAAGCAGGCTTTATATTGAAAGAAGAATATACCGTTGATCAGGAATTAAGATTTATTTTATTGAGACAACATGTTTAA
- a CDS encoding TylF/MycF/NovP-related O-methyltransferase produces MIELPDFSKSFQYENNFYLSSDVNRMAKVMAHYDLFKHTIDVPGAIVECGVFKGASLVRFAAFRQLLTNPLAKRIIGFDAFGEFPQTDFEGDKKWRDKFVTDSGEQGIGVEQLLDVLKHKKCDENVDLIKGDVVKTIPEYLKKHPELKISFLNIDVDVYEPTKAALEYFYPLVSKGGVILLDDYANVFPGANKAVDDYFKDKDATIKRLPYCVTPCYIIKKD; encoded by the coding sequence ATGATAGAATTACCTGATTTTTCTAAAAGCTTTCAATACGAAAATAATTTTTATCTGTCATCTGATGTAAACAGGATGGCAAAAGTAATGGCGCATTATGATTTATTTAAACACACCATAGATGTGCCGGGTGCTATTGTTGAATGCGGTGTGTTTAAAGGAGCGTCGCTGGTTCGTTTTGCAGCGTTCAGGCAGTTACTAACGAATCCGTTGGCGAAAAGAATTATTGGCTTTGATGCCTTTGGAGAATTTCCTCAAACAGATTTTGAAGGAGATAAAAAATGGAGAGATAAATTTGTTACAGACAGCGGGGAGCAGGGCATAGGTGTTGAACAATTATTAGACGTGCTGAAGCATAAAAAATGTGATGAGAATGTAGATCTCATCAAAGGAGATGTTGTAAAAACAATTCCCGAATATTTGAAAAAACATCCGGAACTGAAAATATCATTTCTAAATATTGATGTAGATGTATACGAGCCTACGAAGGCTGCGTTAGAATATTTCTATCCGTTGGTTAGTAAGGGAGGCGTTATTTTGCTGGATGATTATGCAAATGTTTTCCCGGGTGCGAACAAAGCCGTGGATGATTATTTTAAAGATAAAGATGCTACGATAAAACGTCTTCCGTATTGTGTTACACCGTGCTATATTATAAAAAAAGATTAA
- a CDS encoding pseudaminic acid biosynthesis-associated methylase, translated as MKTKQEQFWGGEFGKEYTDRNSRESAEWDKFYIENWGISKVEMNDRFLNALPKDASILEVGCNTGMQLAGLQRSGFKHIYGVELQEYAVEKAKAYTKNINVIQGSGFDIPFKDNFFDVVCTNGVLIHISPDNLPTMMREMVRCSKKYIWGWEYYAEETTTINYRGNTDYLWKADYADLFMKYCPNLKLVKKELFPYVSQAESGNKDCMYLLEKI; from the coding sequence ATGAAAACGAAGCAAGAGCAATTTTGGGGTGGTGAATTCGGAAAAGAATATACAGACCGTAATTCAAGAGAGTCGGCAGAGTGGGATAAATTTTACATCGAGAACTGGGGCATTTCTAAAGTTGAAATGAACGATCGGTTTTTGAATGCATTACCGAAAGATGCTTCCATACTTGAAGTAGGTTGTAATACAGGAATGCAGCTGGCAGGTTTACAGCGTTCAGGTTTTAAACATATATATGGTGTAGAACTTCAGGAATATGCTGTTGAAAAAGCAAAAGCATATACAAAGAATATAAATGTTATTCAGGGTTCAGGTTTTGACATACCTTTTAAAGATAACTTCTTTGATGTTGTTTGTACCAATGGTGTATTGATCCATATCTCTCCGGATAACCTGCCAACCATGATGCGCGAAATGGTACGCTGTTCTAAAAAATACATCTGGGGCTGGGAATATTACGCAGAAGAAACAACAACAATCAATTACAGAGGAAATACAGATTATTTATGGAAAGCCGATTATGCAGATCTTTTTATGAAATACTGTCCAAATCTTAAATTGGTGAAAAAAGAATTATTTCCTTATGTAAGCCAGGCAGAGTCAGGGAATAAAGATTGTATGTATTTATTAGAAAAAATATAA